From Cellulomonas oligotrophica, a single genomic window includes:
- a CDS encoding ABC transporter ATP-binding protein, translated as MSAGTAVAAPLVRVEGLRRTYGHGTAAVHALQDVHLELAPGELVALVGRSGSGKTTLLNAIGGLDRPDAGRVVVDGHDVTALDERGLVRLRRDVVAFVFQTFGLVPVLTAAENVGVPLRMRRLPVAEREARVALLLDLVGLRGHARQRPGQLSGGQQQRVAIARALAGSPRLLVADEPTGQLDTETGRDVMALIRAVVEAEGMTAIVSTHDPLMVALADRTLHLVDGRLVDA; from the coding sequence GTGAGCGCGGGGACGGCCGTCGCGGCGCCGCTCGTGCGCGTCGAAGGCCTGCGCCGCACGTACGGGCACGGCACGGCCGCGGTGCACGCCCTGCAGGACGTGCACCTCGAGCTCGCGCCCGGGGAGCTCGTCGCCCTGGTCGGACGCTCCGGCTCCGGCAAGACCACGCTGCTCAACGCGATCGGGGGCCTCGACCGCCCCGACGCCGGTCGCGTCGTCGTCGACGGCCACGACGTGACCGCCCTGGACGAGCGCGGGCTGGTGCGCCTGCGCCGCGACGTCGTCGCGTTCGTCTTCCAGACGTTCGGGCTGGTCCCGGTGCTCACGGCCGCGGAGAACGTGGGCGTGCCGCTGCGGATGCGTCGGCTGCCCGTCGCGGAGCGGGAGGCGAGGGTCGCGCTGCTGCTGGACCTCGTGGGCCTGCGCGGGCACGCGCGCCAGCGCCCCGGGCAGCTCTCCGGCGGGCAGCAGCAGCGCGTCGCGATCGCCCGGGCCCTGGCCGGCTCGCCCCGCCTGCTGGTCGCCGACGAGCCCACGGGGCAGCTCGACACGGAGACGGGCCGCGACGTCATGGCGCTCATCCGGGCCGTCGTCGAGGCCGAGGGGATGACCGCCATCGTCTCGACGCACGACCCGCTGATGGTCGCGCTGGCGGACCGCACGCTGCACCTCGTGGACGGGCGCCTCGTCGACGCGTGA
- a CDS encoding class II fumarate hydratase: protein MTSTTGPDVATTSGEDAAEYRTEHDTMGEVRVPVHALYRAQTQRAVENFPISGSRLERGHVEALARIKKAAALANAELGVLERDVADAIAAAADEVASGVHDAHFPVDVYQTGSGTSSNMNTNEVLATLATRSLGREVHPNDHVNASQSSNDVFPTSVHVAATAGVVRDLVPALEHLAGALEEKAAAWAHVVKAGRTHLMDATPVTLGQEMGGYAAAVRYGVERLQAALPRAAEVPLGGTAVGTGINTPAGFPQRVIALLVEDTGLPLTEARDHFEAQSSRDGLVELSGALRTIAVSLTKICNDLRWMGSGPNTGLGEIAVPDLQPGSSIMPGKVNPVVPEAVLMVCSRVVGNDATVAWAGASGSFELNVQIPVIASAVLESVRLLANASRVLADRTVAGLVANEERARALAESSPSIVTPLNRVIGYEAAAKIAKHAVKHQVTVRQATIDLGHVERGELTLEQLDAALDVLAMTRPPQG, encoded by the coding sequence ATGACTTCCACGACCGGTCCCGACGTCGCGACCACGTCCGGCGAGGACGCAGCCGAGTACCGCACCGAGCACGACACGATGGGCGAGGTCCGCGTACCCGTCCACGCCCTGTACCGCGCGCAGACGCAGCGCGCGGTCGAGAACTTCCCGATCTCCGGCTCCCGGCTGGAGCGCGGGCACGTCGAGGCCCTCGCGCGCATCAAGAAGGCCGCCGCGCTGGCCAACGCCGAGCTCGGCGTGCTGGAGCGCGACGTGGCCGACGCGATCGCGGCGGCCGCCGACGAGGTCGCGTCCGGCGTGCACGACGCGCACTTCCCCGTCGACGTGTACCAGACGGGCTCGGGCACGAGCTCGAACATGAACACGAACGAGGTCCTGGCGACGCTCGCCACGCGCTCCCTGGGCCGCGAGGTCCACCCCAACGACCACGTCAACGCGTCGCAGTCGTCCAACGACGTGTTCCCGACCTCGGTGCACGTCGCGGCCACGGCGGGCGTCGTGCGCGACCTGGTGCCCGCCCTGGAGCACCTCGCCGGTGCCCTGGAGGAGAAGGCGGCGGCGTGGGCGCACGTCGTCAAGGCCGGCCGCACGCACCTCATGGACGCGACCCCGGTGACGCTGGGGCAGGAGATGGGCGGCTACGCCGCCGCGGTGCGGTACGGCGTCGAGCGCCTGCAGGCCGCCCTCCCCCGGGCCGCGGAGGTGCCGCTCGGCGGCACGGCCGTCGGGACCGGGATCAACACCCCCGCGGGCTTCCCGCAGCGGGTGATCGCCCTGCTGGTCGAGGACACGGGCCTGCCGCTGACGGAGGCACGCGACCACTTCGAGGCGCAGTCCTCGCGCGACGGGCTCGTCGAGCTGTCCGGCGCGCTGCGCACGATCGCGGTGTCGCTGACGAAGATCTGCAACGACCTGCGCTGGATGGGCTCGGGCCCCAACACGGGCCTCGGCGAGATCGCTGTCCCGGACCTGCAGCCGGGGTCGTCGATCATGCCGGGCAAGGTCAACCCCGTGGTGCCGGAGGCGGTGCTCATGGTGTGCTCGCGCGTCGTCGGCAACGACGCGACCGTGGCGTGGGCCGGGGCCAGCGGCTCGTTCGAGCTCAACGTGCAGATCCCCGTGATCGCGTCGGCCGTGCTGGAGTCCGTGCGCCTGCTGGCGAACGCGTCCCGGGTGCTGGCGGACCGCACGGTGGCCGGGCTGGTCGCGAACGAGGAGCGGGCGCGGGCGCTGGCGGAGTCCTCCCCGTCCATCGTCACGCCCCTGAACCGGGTGATCGGCTACGAGGCGGCCGCGAAGATCGCCAAGCACGCGGTCAAGCACCAGGTCACGGTGCGGCAGGCGACGATCGACCTGGGGCACGTGGAGCGCGGCGAGCTGACGCTCGAGCAGCTCGACGCGGCCCTCGACGTGCTGGCGATGACCCGCCCGCCGCAGGGCTGA
- a CDS encoding carbonic anhydrase, with product MSGTTSAAPGRPTTPAQAWAELRDGNVRFVDGRMEHPSQGVDHRAGLSVAQHPFAVVFGCSDSRVAAEIIFDQGLGDVFVVRTAGHVLDTTVIGSIEYGVEVLGAPLVIVLAHDSCGAVAAATEAISGGQVIPGFVQAVVDRVIPSIIGLTASGRPLDSFDAATLGHEHVLHTARQLHSYSVSLADSVAAGRCAIVAVEYTLADGRARLSHVIGDIGAGPGAVPEV from the coding sequence ATGAGCGGCACCACGAGCGCGGCCCCGGGCCGCCCGACCACCCCGGCCCAGGCGTGGGCGGAGCTGCGCGACGGCAACGTGCGCTTCGTCGACGGGCGCATGGAGCACCCCTCGCAGGGCGTCGACCACCGCGCCGGGCTGAGCGTCGCCCAGCACCCCTTCGCGGTGGTGTTCGGCTGCTCCGACAGCCGGGTCGCGGCCGAGATCATCTTCGACCAGGGCCTGGGCGACGTGTTCGTGGTGCGGACCGCCGGGCACGTGCTCGACACCACCGTGATCGGCTCGATCGAGTACGGCGTCGAGGTGCTCGGCGCCCCGCTGGTGATCGTCCTGGCGCACGACAGCTGCGGCGCCGTGGCCGCCGCGACGGAGGCGATCAGCGGCGGGCAGGTGATCCCCGGTTTCGTGCAGGCGGTCGTCGACCGCGTGATCCCGTCGATCATCGGGCTGACGGCCTCGGGCCGGCCGCTGGACTCGTTCGACGCCGCGACGCTCGGGCACGAGCACGTGCTGCACACGGCGCGCCAGCTGCACTCCTACTCCGTCTCGCTGGCCGACAGCGTCGCCGCCGGCCGGTGCGCGATCGTGGCCGTGGAGTACACGCTCGCCGACGGCCGCGCGCGGCTGTCGCACGTCATCGGCGACATCGGCGCAGGTCCGGGCGCGGTGCCCGAGGTCTGA
- a CDS encoding FtsX-like permease family protein, with protein sequence MSAPAAVATAVRATTGGAALVARRRARRDAGLLAATAVLLLLTLVVALALPRIASRTADVAVRDAVRAAGPEADLVVRGLPPATTYGAPDHLSQAASDLRWLELRVGDVGPDVITLETPGFVTGTPQGTVLARFVHTGRPDVDDADGGVRWTSGEVPQTRPEPEEDEEDAPTAPPEPRVVEVGVAERTAAETGLAVGDEIVVTTATASGGARAVVTGLYTPIDPADPRWRTAPDALGPVRAPPAARAETAVALLVPAPAVRGLMAASAPAAVRASARTVVTTEGLTLAGALALRDDLAPHVGQGGRVETELVDVLAATGARLAAARAQASVLVAGLGTVGALCLVLAAGLLVDRRRTHLVAERARGAGLAGVALRAALESVPTAVLALGVALAVVLPVGGTGAPGVALLVALVAAAAPPVLAVTAAARAWSPRRVPADRRERARHAALAAARRVVVELTVALLAAGAVVAVRQRGLVPASGGEVDPLLAAAPVLLAAAAAVVVVRATPAAVGALRGVADRTRGLGATLALARAQGATTGVVAVLAGTVAVALVVLAGTVLHTVRVGQRDAAAALVVGDVRVDGALPARLADDLRAAPGVTHVAQGAQLPGRALGTRTGATATLLVVDAVELAAVRTSAGLPVDPALAALADAGAGAVPALLSPDLADRLEGVPLRLGVLDGSVDLELRGTTALTPDPGAPATDGRAAPVDAPDDDGLVVVDRAALAAATTAPAVDRLWAAGPGAEPAVTATDVDLQEGVEVTTRDGWWRAWSGSALTGGLTSLLAAGTALLLLDLVLVLVLVAVASAPARGRTLSALRTLGLDARTAAWATAGELAPLAAGALVGGTLIGLALPLLVGDALGLTLLTGEPQTAAVRWTPWPVALAAAATLAALAVAVVAEQAVRRRDRLGEVLRVGER encoded by the coding sequence GTGAGCGCGCCGGCGGCCGTGGCGACGGCGGTGCGGGCCACCACGGGCGGGGCCGCGCTCGTGGCCCGCCGGCGTGCGCGCCGCGACGCCGGGCTGCTCGCGGCCACCGCCGTCCTCCTGCTGCTCACCCTCGTGGTCGCGCTCGCGCTGCCGCGGATCGCCTCGCGCACCGCCGACGTCGCGGTGCGCGACGCCGTGCGGGCCGCGGGACCCGAGGCCGACCTGGTGGTGCGCGGCCTGCCCCCGGCGACGACGTACGGCGCGCCCGACCACCTGTCGCAGGCCGCGTCGGACCTGCGCTGGCTGGAGCTGCGCGTCGGCGACGTGGGCCCGGACGTCATCACCCTCGAGACGCCGGGGTTCGTGACGGGGACGCCGCAGGGCACCGTCCTGGCACGGTTCGTGCACACCGGGCGCCCGGACGTCGACGACGCGGACGGCGGGGTCCGCTGGACCAGCGGCGAGGTGCCGCAGACCCGCCCGGAGCCGGAGGAGGACGAGGAGGACGCCCCGACGGCCCCGCCCGAGCCGCGCGTCGTCGAGGTCGGCGTCGCCGAGCGGACCGCCGCCGAGACCGGTCTGGCCGTCGGCGACGAGATCGTCGTGACGACCGCGACCGCGAGCGGCGGGGCGCGTGCGGTCGTCACCGGGCTGTACACCCCGATCGACCCCGCCGACCCGCGGTGGCGCACCGCCCCGGACGCCCTCGGGCCCGTGCGCGCGCCGCCGGCCGCCCGCGCGGAGACCGCCGTCGCGCTCCTGGTCCCCGCGCCGGCCGTGCGCGGGCTGATGGCCGCGAGCGCCCCGGCGGCGGTCCGGGCGTCGGCGCGCACGGTCGTGACCACCGAGGGGCTGACCCTCGCCGGTGCGCTGGCGCTGCGGGACGACCTGGCACCGCACGTCGGGCAGGGCGGCCGGGTCGAGACCGAGCTGGTCGACGTGCTGGCCGCGACCGGTGCGCGGCTCGCCGCGGCGCGTGCGCAGGCGTCCGTCCTGGTCGCCGGGCTGGGGACGGTGGGTGCCCTGTGCCTCGTGCTCGCGGCCGGGCTGCTCGTGGACCGCAGGCGCACGCACCTGGTCGCCGAGCGGGCGCGGGGCGCGGGCCTGGCGGGCGTCGCGCTGCGCGCCGCGCTGGAGAGCGTGCCGACCGCGGTGCTGGCGCTCGGCGTCGCGCTCGCCGTGGTCCTCCCGGTCGGCGGCACGGGGGCGCCGGGGGTCGCGCTGCTGGTGGCGCTCGTCGCGGCCGCCGCGCCGCCGGTGCTCGCCGTCACGGCCGCCGCACGGGCGTGGTCGCCGCGGCGCGTGCCGGCCGACCGGCGCGAGCGGGCCCGGCACGCCGCGCTCGCCGCGGCCCGGCGCGTCGTCGTCGAGCTCACGGTGGCGCTGCTGGCCGCGGGCGCGGTCGTCGCGGTGCGCCAGCGGGGCCTGGTCCCGGCCTCCGGCGGCGAGGTCGACCCGCTGCTGGCCGCGGCCCCGGTCCTGCTGGCGGCGGCCGCCGCGGTCGTCGTCGTGCGCGCGACCCCCGCCGCCGTCGGGGCGCTGCGCGGCGTCGCCGACCGCACGCGCGGCCTGGGCGCGACGCTCGCGCTCGCCCGCGCGCAGGGCGCGACCACGGGCGTCGTCGCCGTGCTCGCCGGCACCGTCGCCGTGGCGCTCGTCGTGCTCGCGGGCACGGTCCTGCACACCGTCCGCGTCGGGCAGCGGGACGCCGCCGCCGCGCTCGTCGTCGGTGACGTCCGCGTCGACGGCGCCCTGCCGGCCCGTCTCGCCGACGACCTGCGGGCCGCACCCGGCGTCACGCACGTCGCCCAGGGCGCGCAGCTGCCCGGCCGGGCCCTCGGCACCCGCACGGGTGCCACCGCGACGCTCCTCGTGGTCGACGCCGTCGAGCTCGCCGCGGTGCGCACGTCGGCGGGGCTGCCGGTCGACCCCGCCCTGGCCGCGCTCGCCGACGCCGGTGCCGGTGCCGTGCCCGCCCTGCTCAGCCCGGACCTGGCCGACCGCCTGGAGGGTGTGCCCCTGCGCCTGGGGGTGCTCGACGGGTCCGTGGACCTCGAGCTGCGCGGCACGACGGCGCTGACACCCGATCCCGGGGCGCCCGCCACCGACGGGCGCGCCGCCCCGGTGGACGCACCGGACGACGACGGGCTCGTCGTCGTCGACCGTGCCGCGCTCGCCGCGGCCACCACCGCCCCCGCGGTGGACCGGCTCTGGGCCGCCGGGCCGGGTGCGGAACCCGCCGTCACGGCCACGGACGTCGACCTGCAGGAGGGCGTCGAGGTCACCACGCGCGACGGCTGGTGGCGCGCCTGGTCGGGGTCCGCACTGACCGGCGGGCTGACGTCGCTGCTGGCCGCCGGCACCGCGCTGCTCCTGCTCGACCTCGTGCTCGTGCTCGTGCTCGTCGCGGTCGCGTCCGCCCCGGCGCGCGGTCGCACCCTGTCCGCGCTGCGCACCCTGGGCCTGGACGCCCGCACCGCGGCCTGGGCCACGGCGGGCGAGCTCGCGCCCCTCGCGGCGGGCGCCCTCGTCGGCGGCACGCTCATCGGCCTGGCCCTGCCCCTCCTCGTCGGCGACGCCCTCGGCCTGACGCTGCTGACGGGCGAGCCGCAGACCGCCGCCGTCCGCTGGACGCCCTGGCCCGTGGCGCTCGCGGCCGCCGCGACCCTGGCGGCGCTGGCCGTGGCCGTCGTCGCCGAGCAGGCGGTGCGCCGGCGCGACCGCCTCGGCGAGGTCCTGCGGGTGGGGGAACGATGA
- a CDS encoding methyl-accepting chemotaxis protein: protein MTTRTPHARTAPAQVPRPRPVPGAERPATGPAAVTLARGRGGLRTRLVLAGGAAVVATALALSAVGGVLSAGLADRAADEVATLVDSALTGSADHAVTLVDTQVDTVGAQVRGDLRVAEQVVAEAGAVTFGAPVRWTATNQVTGDAQDVTLPALQIGGTWLGQNADVDTPTPVVDGVTDLLSGAAVTVFQRMDDDGDMLRVATTVPNADGARAIGTYIPAVAADGSPTPVVATLLQGETFSGVAAVVGVPYVTAYSPIVVDDEVVGALFVGVPQAEVDAPVRESLARVTVGTGGALTVLASDGSTVVPQAPVLADDVAAELVEAAAALEPGERLERTVDVQGEPAAAVVTRSAAWGWTVVAWAPQAEVTAVADELRAGSQQLALTLLAVGAGVALVAVTGVAAYTGRLVRRIGRLTQALQRVAQRDLAVQVRPEGTDEVGAMGVALAQAVEGMRGAVTRMRDGAGDLRSTAVRLDESSTALVTVASESAQRASGVSDSATVVSSEVGAVTAAMTEMQTTIQSVSRDVTSVQRRTGDAVGITGEAAGAASRLGASSSQIKDVVSAVSAIAGQTHLLALNATIEAARAGEAGRGFAVVAGEVKELAQQTSVALETIAPVLTAVEKDAADVSDAVARIAEAISSVDEHQSSISAVIEEQSATTAEVERNLVVASVGTQDIATSMHQVAQDVARSRTEADGVHDAVGDLSRVADGLREEVERFRLDG, encoded by the coding sequence GTGACCACACGCACCCCTCACGCCCGCACCGCACCGGCGCAGGTCCCACGACCCCGGCCCGTCCCCGGCGCCGAGCGCCCCGCGACCGGCCCCGCGGCCGTGACCCTTGCGCGGGGCCGCGGCGGGCTGCGGACCCGCCTGGTCCTCGCCGGCGGCGCGGCCGTCGTGGCGACCGCCCTCGCGCTCTCGGCGGTCGGCGGCGTGCTCAGCGCCGGTCTCGCCGACCGGGCCGCCGACGAGGTCGCGACCCTCGTCGACTCCGCGCTGACCGGGTCCGCGGACCACGCGGTCACGCTCGTCGACACCCAGGTCGACACCGTCGGGGCACAGGTCCGCGGCGACCTGCGGGTCGCCGAGCAGGTCGTCGCCGAGGCCGGCGCCGTCACGTTCGGGGCGCCCGTGCGCTGGACCGCCACGAACCAGGTGACGGGCGATGCGCAGGACGTCACGCTGCCCGCCCTCCAGATCGGCGGCACCTGGCTCGGCCAGAACGCCGACGTGGACACCCCGACCCCCGTCGTCGACGGCGTCACCGACCTGCTCAGCGGCGCCGCGGTCACCGTCTTCCAGCGGATGGACGACGACGGCGACATGCTGCGCGTGGCCACCACCGTGCCCAACGCCGACGGCGCCCGCGCCATCGGCACGTACATCCCGGCCGTCGCGGCCGACGGCTCGCCGACCCCGGTCGTCGCCACCCTCCTGCAGGGCGAGACGTTCAGCGGCGTCGCGGCCGTCGTCGGCGTCCCCTACGTCACGGCGTACTCGCCGATCGTGGTCGACGACGAGGTCGTCGGCGCGCTGTTCGTCGGCGTCCCGCAGGCCGAGGTCGACGCCCCCGTGCGCGAGTCGCTGGCCCGCGTGACCGTCGGCACCGGCGGCGCCCTGACCGTGCTCGCGTCCGACGGCTCCACCGTGGTGCCGCAGGCGCCCGTGCTCGCCGACGACGTGGCCGCCGAGCTCGTCGAGGCCGCCGCAGCGCTCGAGCCCGGGGAGCGGCTCGAGCGCACCGTCGACGTCCAGGGCGAGCCCGCCGCCGCCGTCGTCACCCGCTCCGCCGCCTGGGGCTGGACGGTCGTGGCCTGGGCGCCGCAGGCGGAGGTCACCGCCGTCGCCGACGAGCTGCGCGCCGGGTCCCAGCAGCTCGCGCTCACGCTGCTGGCCGTCGGCGCGGGCGTCGCGCTCGTCGCCGTGACCGGCGTGGCCGCCTACACCGGGCGGCTCGTGCGTCGCATCGGGCGGCTCACGCAGGCCCTGCAGCGCGTCGCGCAGCGCGACCTCGCCGTCCAGGTCAGGCCCGAGGGCACGGACGAGGTCGGGGCCATGGGCGTCGCGCTCGCCCAGGCCGTCGAGGGCATGCGGGGCGCCGTGACCCGCATGCGCGACGGTGCCGGCGACCTGCGCTCCACCGCGGTCCGCCTCGACGAGTCCAGCACCGCGCTGGTGACCGTCGCGTCGGAGTCGGCGCAGCGGGCGTCGGGCGTGTCCGACAGCGCGACCGTCGTGTCGTCCGAGGTCGGGGCGGTCACCGCCGCGATGACCGAGATGCAGACGACGATCCAGTCGGTGTCGCGCGACGTCACGTCCGTGCAGCGACGGACCGGCGACGCGGTCGGCATCACCGGCGAGGCCGCGGGTGCCGCCAGCCGGCTGGGCGCGTCGTCGTCGCAGATCAAGGACGTCGTCTCCGCGGTCTCCGCGATCGCCGGGCAGACGCACCTGCTCGCGCTCAACGCGACCATCGAGGCCGCCCGCGCCGGTGAGGCGGGCCGCGGGTTCGCGGTCGTGGCGGGCGAGGTCAAGGAGCTCGCGCAGCAGACGTCCGTCGCGCTGGAGACCATCGCACCCGTCCTGACCGCCGTGGAGAAGGACGCCGCCGACGTGTCCGACGCGGTCGCACGCATCGCCGAGGCGATCAGCTCCGTCGACGAGCACCAGTCGTCGATCTCCGCGGTCATCGAGGAGCAGTCGGCGACCACGGCCGAGGTCGAGCGCAACCTCGTCGTCGCGTCCGTCGGCACCCAGGACATCGCGACGTCGATGCACCAGGTCGCGCAGGACGTCGCCCGGTCGCGCACCGAGGCCGACGGGGTGCACGACGCCGTGGGCGACCTGTCGCGCGTGGCCGACGGGCTGCGCGAGGAGGTCGAGCGCTTCCGCCTCGACGGCTGA
- a CDS encoding ABC transporter ATP-binding protein — protein sequence MTTTGPTLTALEERARARPAPVGEGALVACEQLVRIYQSEGVEVQALQGLDLAVATGELVAVVGASGSGKSTLLAILSGLDVPTAGRVRVGPWDLMTMTPRERVAYRRSMVGFVWQQTARNLVPYLSAQENVALPMALAGVPRRERRTRTAELLDVLGVGYCAGRRPHETSGGEQQRVAIAVALANRPRLLLADEPTGELDTATSADVLGAVRAVNAELGTTVVVVTHDSAVSEHVSRTVAIRDGRTSTEVLRRTTTHDDGSEHVVAEEYAVLDRAGRVQLPREYRDTLDLVGRVRLTLEDSHVAVRRGTTEGHR from the coding sequence ATGACGACGACGGGACCGACGCTCACCGCGCTCGAGGAGCGGGCCCGGGCCCGCCCGGCACCGGTGGGCGAGGGTGCGCTCGTCGCGTGCGAGCAGCTCGTGCGCATCTACCAGTCCGAGGGCGTCGAGGTGCAGGCCCTGCAGGGCCTGGACCTGGCCGTCGCCACGGGCGAGCTCGTCGCCGTGGTCGGTGCGTCGGGCTCCGGCAAGTCCACGCTGCTGGCGATCCTTTCGGGCCTGGACGTGCCGACGGCGGGGCGCGTGCGCGTCGGGCCGTGGGACCTGATGACGATGACGCCGCGCGAGCGGGTCGCGTACCGGCGCTCCATGGTCGGCTTCGTCTGGCAGCAGACGGCCCGCAACCTCGTGCCCTACCTCAGCGCGCAGGAGAACGTGGCCCTGCCGATGGCGCTGGCGGGGGTCCCGCGCCGCGAGCGGCGGACCCGCACGGCCGAGCTCCTCGACGTCCTCGGCGTGGGGTACTGCGCCGGCCGGCGGCCGCACGAGACGTCCGGCGGCGAGCAGCAGCGCGTCGCGATCGCCGTCGCGCTGGCCAACCGGCCGCGGCTGCTGCTCGCGGACGAGCCCACGGGCGAGCTCGACACGGCGACGTCGGCGGACGTGCTGGGCGCGGTCCGTGCCGTCAACGCCGAGCTCGGCACCACGGTCGTCGTGGTCACGCACGACTCCGCCGTCAGCGAGCACGTGAGCCGCACCGTCGCGATCCGCGACGGGCGCACGAGCACCGAGGTGCTGCGCCGCACCACCACCCACGACGACGGGAGCGAGCACGTGGTCGCCGAGGAGTACGCGGTGCTGGACCGGGCGGGCCGCGTGCAGCTGCCGCGGGAGTACCGCGACACGCTCGACCTGGTCGGGCGGGTGCGGCTGACGCTCGAGGACTCCCACGTCGCCGTCCGCCGCGGCACGACCGAGGGGCACCGGTGA
- a CDS encoding glycoside hydrolase family 53 protein: MRTSTRRLARAVATALGVVLIGTTLAGPAQAAPTITNPGFESSGSALTGWTVTGTTSAATVAGSGAHGGSRRANLWSAGAYTTELRQTVTGLSAGWWTLRVWARSGSATPGQALDVTRIGLEGCGAAWRYQTVPSTEQDDGWVQVAVSAYATGSSCTVSLRTSTTVGGAWAHFDDVTVTAGRITRPVRGMDMSSVPKNQAFGAVYRTADDVAGDPVTILRDAGVNYARLKVWVNPADGFNDKARVLAMARRVDAAGMGLLVDFHYSDTWADPGAQKVPAAWASYDLTRLANAVAAHTTDVLTALKNQGTPADMVQIGNEINPGMLVTGGAASGAVSSWSNLGTLLKAGANATRAVQPDAKIVLHLTNLDSGVSTLQWWYSQAQAQGVPFDVIGLSFYGYWHGSLADLQAGATTLLAAFPGKQLAVVETAYGFTTAQDDAHANIFSSASVVPGFPATAAGQASYLRAVQNVVAGLPGNRGLGVFYWEGTWTAVAGSGWDPTAPASGNGWENQAVFDFHDRLLQVRWEFAPDPAA; this comes from the coding sequence TCGTGCTGATCGGCACGACCCTCGCCGGTCCCGCGCAGGCGGCGCCCACGATCACCAACCCCGGCTTCGAGTCCAGCGGGTCCGCCCTGACCGGCTGGACCGTCACCGGCACCACGTCCGCCGCCACCGTCGCCGGCAGCGGCGCGCACGGCGGGTCGCGTCGGGCCAACCTGTGGTCCGCCGGGGCGTACACCACCGAGCTGCGGCAGACCGTCACCGGCCTGAGCGCCGGCTGGTGGACGCTGCGCGTGTGGGCGCGCTCCGGCTCGGCGACGCCCGGCCAGGCGCTCGACGTCACCCGCATCGGCCTCGAGGGCTGCGGCGCCGCCTGGCGGTACCAGACCGTGCCCAGCACCGAGCAGGACGACGGCTGGGTGCAGGTCGCCGTCTCCGCCTACGCCACCGGGTCGAGCTGCACCGTGTCGCTGCGCACCTCGACCACGGTCGGCGGCGCGTGGGCGCACTTCGACGACGTCACGGTCACCGCCGGGCGCATCACCCGCCCGGTGCGGGGCATGGACATGTCGTCCGTCCCCAAGAACCAGGCCTTCGGCGCGGTGTACCGCACGGCGGACGACGTGGCCGGCGACCCCGTGACGATCCTGCGCGACGCCGGCGTGAACTACGCGCGCCTCAAGGTCTGGGTGAACCCCGCCGACGGCTTCAACGACAAGGCGCGCGTGCTGGCCATGGCCCGCCGCGTCGACGCCGCCGGGATGGGCCTGCTCGTCGACTTCCACTACTCCGACACGTGGGCCGACCCCGGTGCGCAGAAGGTCCCCGCGGCGTGGGCGTCGTACGACCTGACGCGCCTGGCGAACGCCGTCGCCGCGCACACGACCGACGTGCTGACCGCCCTGAAGAACCAGGGCACGCCCGCGGACATGGTGCAGATCGGCAACGAGATCAACCCCGGGATGCTCGTCACCGGCGGGGCGGCCTCGGGCGCCGTGTCCAGCTGGTCGAACCTCGGCACGCTGCTGAAGGCCGGGGCGAACGCGACCCGCGCCGTCCAGCCCGACGCGAAGATCGTGCTGCACCTGACCAACCTCGACTCCGGCGTCAGCACCCTGCAGTGGTGGTACTCCCAGGCGCAGGCCCAGGGCGTGCCGTTCGACGTCATCGGCCTGTCGTTCTACGGGTACTGGCACGGCAGCCTCGCGGACCTGCAGGCCGGTGCGACCACGCTGCTCGCGGCGTTCCCGGGCAAGCAGCTCGCGGTGGTCGAGACGGCCTACGGCTTCACCACCGCGCAGGACGACGCGCACGCCAACATCTTCAGCAGCGCGTCCGTGGTCCCGGGCTTCCCGGCGACCGCGGCCGGGCAGGCGTCGTACCTGCGGGCCGTGCAGAACGTCGTCGCCGGACTGCCGGGCAACCGGGGCCTGGGCGTCTTCTACTGGGAGGGCACCTGGACCGCCGTCGCCGGCAGCGGGTGGGACCCGACGGCCCCCGCCTCGGGCAACGGCTGGGAGAACCAGGCCGTGTTCGACTTCCACGACCGGCTGCTGCAGGTCCGCTGGGAGTTCGCCCCCGACCCCGCCGCCTGA